The Argentina anserina chromosome 5, drPotAnse1.1, whole genome shotgun sequence genome includes the window ACCTTTTCATCGAAGAATGGAGACCAAGGTTCAACGCAAAGATGACAAGAAGAAGGGAAAGAAGAAAGGCAAAGATGGTAGCAATGACAAGGATTATCAATATATTCAACTCATCAAACGAATGAAAGAGAGATACCTGAATGAAGTCCTCTCATACATGCACATGACTGATCGCACAGAGTTGATTAAAAAAGTTGTTGAGATTTCAGGTCCTAGATATGATGCGCCTAATCAGTTTGAGAAACGCGCCCGCAATTTCTATGCAGAGCAACTTGATTATAACTCAAACGACTTCATCGAAATGATGGTAGTCGACGGCTGCTTTCTAATTCAACTGTTTCGAAAGtgcaacgatgagcaacttagGGGATGTTATGACCCATTGTTCAGCATGGAGTACATGTTCCATTTCTTATGCCATGACCTTTTGCTTCTTGAAAACCAACTACCTTGGTTTGTTCTCGAAACAATTTATGGCCTGATCCTTGAGTATTCCCAGTGTCGTTCCACACTCCTCTCTGTTCTCGTACTTGATGCCTTCAAGGAATTACCCTCGCTGAAGCATTGTCAATCCTATAAagatcatcttcttcaataCCATCCTCATAGACGGAATTGGCGGGGTCCTGATAATGCTAACTTTCTACACATACTCGATCTTATGCGAGATACAATAGTTCTCCCACATCTGAACGGAGACCAGACAGAATCTAAACAACAGAAGCTCGACCCAGATGTACATGAAATGCACAGTGCAACTACTCTATCAAAGGCAGGCATCGCATTCAAAGGCATCCAATCAAAAACAGGCATTATGGACATACATTTCAAAAAGAGCTGGTTTCCGTACGCGTTGATCTTCAATGGAGTTCTTAACATTCCGAAGTTGCACGTCGGAATGCTATCCGAATCATTATTCAGGAACCTCATAGCTTTTGAGCAATGCTATGACGGTATTCCTAATAAAGTAACATCGTACGCCGTCTTCATGGATAACCTCATCTCTACCCAAGAGGACATGGATTTACTTTGTAAGGCAGAAGTAATAGGCAACTGGCTAGGCGATGAAGAGGGTTGCAAGTTCTTCAACAACCTTTACAAAGGCATCCCGCACAGCAAGTTCTACTACCACGATCTCTGCAAGGAACTGCAGGATCGTTACAAAATCCCTTGGTATACACATGTTGCTTCTTTCAAGACTCAAAAGCTTTCTAATCCATGGGCAGTGATTGCTTTCTGCACAGCTCTTGTCCTTCTCACTCTCCAACTATGGAACAGCACAAATAGCCTCAGGTCCTTCAGGAAGCAGAACAATGGTTTTTGACATCCCTCGTATGAATTGAACTGAGCACAATAATTTCCTCCTCCTGAGCTAGACCATCATGGTTAGATCAAATGGATGAATTTAATTATTACCTTGTATTAATTTATTGTTCATGTCATTTATAACAATTTCGAAATTACTTTCAATTAGTTTTCCATTGTTTTTCAATTGAAAATGTCAACTAGTTTTACCAGCTAGAATCGAGATATGAAAATAGTTATGAAAATAGTTTAGCAACAAAATATGACCCCATATTCGGGACCATAATCATATGTGACTTGTCTTGTCAACTTACCACATCAAcgtcagtaattaaaataatcattaaatttatttttaaataaaaagacaattatatttttattaatccAACGACTCTAGTTATTATGAATATTTTATCTTTGTGAAtctttttttatcattaattTTTCCATTACGCTAATGTTTTCAAAATGTAAGAAAAGAACTTGATATTTACAAAAGTAtgtgaaatatatatgtatacacacacatacataTTTTGCACGCGcacaaaaataaattcaaaaaaaaattacttcatTCGAGAAAAATAGACATGTGcgggaaaaaaataaaactatttcgtcctaaattattttattagagatattccatattttttttaatttaatatataatttgaaagaGAATATCTGTCAATTGTTGTCTTTAGTTatagttattaattaatataattcgtaattataaataaaatcaaaaatagaaaagtcatgaattaattttgaaaaaattcTTGACATATTTATTGAcagaaaaatagaaatattCTTTTATTATGTACCTTATATTGTAACATAGAATATTAACTAAGAATATAGTTGTTGGTATAAGTTTATGCCCAGCCATAATCAGCGTGACTATTAACACATTAAGGCTCAAAAAGTAACACAGCCCCGCAGTACAGGCAGAAAGCTAGCCACACCAGCTGTGTAACAAGCCGCCCCGCGGCTCGAACCGACTATGGACGCGTCCTCACGCACATCTTAAAGGGAGCTCCAGAAAACACCTCAACAAAACTTAGTCCCACATCGGAAGATGAGTGAATGATCTACTTCAACTGAACCAtaaaggtcaaacccttgacctcataaggtaagcAAACGAATCTACCTactgttactctgcataaattaatATCAACCTGACTTAAGTatcggagagttgaagaccacgctgCTGTGGTCTCCATTCTGACGAGTTGTGCTACTTGTGACAGAAACGAGAACAAGGAGCATGACATATTCAGTGAACGAACAGTGGAGCGTATTGCCACAACACAGTACGCAACATTAACATGGCGCGCGCCTTAATACCATGAGCGTATTGCATACATggaaaaaaataacatttgttaccTTAACTACTTGTCCCAtaaaatctaataaatttaTGACATTTTGTTATCGTCACTTGTAAAATAATGTTTTTATTGTCGTTGGATTATAAGGATGTAattgtttttcatttataaataacattttatgattattttaattactaatATGACAAAGTAACGTGGCATGCCACATAGAATTATGGCAATGAATCTGGCGCCCTAGCATTGGTCATCAAGATAACACATATGAGTCGATAAGAGCATCTCCAGCAAAAttgtcatttaaaaaaaatgtcaaatcTAGCAACTATTTAAGATCAACAAACGCATTGCTGCTGTCAACCTCTGGCAGCCATCTTCGCACCAAAGGGCCTAACGCTCCTTGACAAACTCTATGCCGATCATTGCATCTCCATTGGCAACAAACATCCATGCCTCACCTCCAAGAAACTGAAGCCCCACACATGTTGTTGACGATGATGCCATAAACGACGATGTCATCCCTCCAATCTTTCACAAATCCATGTCGTTGACACATCTTCCATAAGCATTTATTATCATTGATCGATATAGCCTTAATTactgttataattattgttgTAATTCTATTGTAACATTCTCTTCTATATAAAGAGGATGTAATGAAATGAATAGACCAATCAAATTTTACCTTTTGTTTTATGGGGCTGGTACGACTGCCCTCAAGCCTTCAATAATGAAACTGCTGGATACAAAGGGGGGGGGGGCGTGAACCTAAACTCTTGATTATAAATATCTAAATGAATATTAGAAATCTTTACAAACAAGTACCCAATAAAGCACCAACTAACATATAGTACTGTCTTAAGGTCGTCTCTATTTGCTTTAAAATTGTAGTGACATAGTGAAGAGATCTGTACGTATGTAACACAAGTACATAACATAATTTATAATAATACAGATCTTCGACTATATTGCCGGAAATATATCCGATGACACTAATTTTCACCCTACCACTAGGCGGCAACGACCATTTGACAAGATAAGAAACTCGCCACCCAGTTAGAGTAGACAAGACACAAAGAGTGCACAAACTAGCACAAAGCCCAACTAGCCTTACACAATGAATGTAAGACTTTATTGCTCGCCTAAGGCTCATAATAACTAacaaacataaataaataaaaaatggaaataaaataattaccaCCCAGGTTGCACCAAACACGTGAGGCCACATTACTAGCTATCTGGCCTTTGGGGATTGTCATTATTTCGTTTCTACTGATATAATAGGGGACATAAACAGTCCCCTTTGATGCGTAGTGAGGAAAAATTTGTCCGTCTCTATTTGTAGTTTTGTACCATCCCCATTTTTATTTGGTTATATTTTGGGGACGGATTTTCTTGTGCATCCCACCTGAGTTAcctttgcaaaaaaaaaaacattcacGCCCCTCTCTAACTTTCTGACAATGAATAGTAACACTGGCTATTTTTATAGTTAATTCTATGTTTTGGTCTGTCTCCATCCTACACCAGATACACTATACGAATTCAAGAAATCCAGTATGGTTTCTTATTCATGGAGCCCACTTATGTGCAAAATGAATATGCTTTTGTATTACATTCAAATTCTTATGTACAAGTTACCAAGTACAATACTTGTCTATATACCTGTACTTTAGCAAAATTTACAAAGTCAATAAACTACACATTGAAGACCCCCCAACGCAATGACAAACCCCTCAGCAATTGCTCTTGCCAAAAAAATCATGCATAAACAAACCAACAAACACTAAAAAAGAATATTGACATATGATcgagaattgaagaaaatttgATAAATTGAAGAGATTGTTGACATCCTACCTAATATCCTGCTGTAACTTTTCCCTTGCATCAAATTCATGTTTCTTCACATAATCGTGAAAATCAAAAATAACTCTATTAGATACACAAAGTCACAGCTCACAAACTTACAAAATCATACATATTAAACATAGTTCTGtagaaattttattttcatttactctaccttgtctttgcaGATGGTGAAAAGTGACGTTGGAGAAATGATGTGTTGGGGAAATGAAGTGGAGGGACGGCAGCTGATGATGGTGTAGTTGAAGAAGGGAATCATGATGATGTTGCAGCAGAGGAGAGTGGCAGTGGAGTTGCTCCATCATTATGGCCTTGTATTTTCCATGCCCAAATGGGGAAGGAGTTAGCATCCATTCTCTTCTTTGTTTCTCTTTCCTGAGTGTAACAAAAATCTGGTTATTGTTAGAATCATACATGCCAGAAAGCTATAATTCTCATAGATTGGTGTTACATAGGTTGTAAATTCTCTCTGCATCAAAGAATGAAAACTTCAAACGACACTATAAGCTAATGTCTATTACTCAACGATAGAAAAGAGTCTCAAGACCAAGTAATAGATCCCCACACACATTTAACATTTAGTTTATGTCCATATCAATGTCAAATTAAAACAGTATAAAGTTCACATGAAAATTAGGTAGAAATGTAAGGAATTACCAATCAATTAATAAAACAATAAGAATTCACAGTATCATTTGAATATGAAAGAAGTTGGAATTCATACTGCTCATTAGAGGAGGCTCTGCGGATGTTCCCATTGAGCCTTGAGGCAGTTGAGTCCTTATAGTTACTAGAGATCATGGAATATAGTTCTTACTCTGTAGAGAGAACAACAAAGCAGGCCCGGCCCGTCGGCTGTGCCAAGTGTGCAGCGGCACAGGGTCAAAAAATTTGGAAGATTAAAAAAACTGATATCATTATGTAACAACTAGTTAAGTTGGTTTGAGTCTTGGATGTGTGTGGAATCCCTTATCTAATTACAAACTTAATGCATTCGCAGGTGGGAATAATATATGTGAGTACGACTTTAAAAAGTATGAACCGTTTAGAACCAAGGTACGGAATGGTGATTGGGATGAAGCAAATAAGCAGCTAGATAATCCGTGTGGTGCAATAGCTGCAGTAGATCCAACAAACGGCTGCCGAGATACTGCTTTTCATGTTGCAGCCCGAAAAGGACATTTAAATGTCATCAAAGGATTGATGCTATTTTTGCTGCAAATGAGACAAGAAGTTCTGGAATCAGAAGCCGCTGAAGATTTACAACTGCTCTCGGTGTAACTTTAGGGGTTAGTGAAGAAATGCTCATGGAATGGGCCAAAAACATGGTTGAACAACACGGGAAGAGACTTGATAGTATTTTGGAGATCCAAAATGCTGAAGGGTAAAGAACGAATATGTGGAGATTGTGAAAGAATTGGTACCGTTCATGACACAAGATGGTTTGGAATCCAAAAATAACGAGGGTTCCAATGCTCTTTACCTAGCGGTAAGAAATCGACATGTGCATAATGTAAACAAGTTAATGTAAGTTATGAAGCCAAAGGCTCTGGAAGAAATAGACGTGGTTATACAGCTTTGAGTTCCGCTATCAAACGTTTCAGGGATGAAGACGTGATGGAAATGGCCACATGCATGGCTGAAGTTAATCCCAACCTATCGGCATTCCCGCACCTCCGGATGACGTTATTCCAATTGTCGAGGCTCTTCGTTGGAACAAATGGGAATTGGCTCACTATCTCTATCGCATAACTCCCCTTGAAGAGCTCGCCGGACCCAAATCACCCAATGGCGGTGCAGTTTTATTATTGTTTAATTCGATCAAAGCGTTTGGTaagatttctttttttctttttgataagaaatataaaatcagATAATAAGAGTACTTATCCTCGTATTATTAACTAATTGCTGCGTGTTTCTTTGGCATTCACTCTGCATACGTATGATTGGCGAGGGATTTGCTGATGCATTGCCCCTTCGTGGGCATGGCTGTATTCAGAGAGTACAATGCATCTGGTGTGTTAAAGTTGGCTCGTATGCGTTGTGCATTTTTGAGTGGAACACGACTCACACATTTGCAAAGATAAATACGACTGTGAGTGCAACAAACTTCTTAAGTTCTTATCCTTGTTTTTTTACGATCtagatatcaaatgattaaTTTTATCTATCTATTATATATTATACTCAGTTTCtaacaaaataagataaatattactaggttaatattaacctaactAAATGATAATAACCTCGTGGATCCTTCATCTTATCATATTATTCTTGGTAGATTGTGGTAAATTTGGATGTTTTTGTCATTGTAGATTTATCAAGTACGCTATTACTGAACTCCAAAAGACTAAGGGTCCTTCGAATCCTGAGTTAATATACCCCTATCAATTTAGGTAATTTTTCATTGGCAACCATCAAACCACTTAATCCTATAAAGCCCAAgtgaaataataattaatctaAATAAAAGAAGGGTAAGATCGCCATAAAGAAAagtttctaaaaaaattaaacatagtgaaataacatcaatcaatcattcaatctctctctctctctctctctttgggTTTCTTCTCGAGATTTAAGTCTGGAAGAGTGGAGGGACAAAGCATATATCATCAGATGAAAGATAGAGGAAGCTCCTCTTTTGATACACCTACGTacaacaaagaagaagaagaagaagacgaagatgaATTCCACCCATTGTTTGTGTCTGTTCAAAACACAATCTGGCGCTGTACTATTGAAGATGGAGGCAACCGTCTCGGTTTCAAATTCAACAAATGCACAGCCACGCGACGCACCGGTCACAATATGCCTAACCAAATGCCAGTTCTTGACTAGACCATGCTTGCTCATAACCTGGCGAAATGTGTGTTCCGTCAAGCATAATGACAGTGGCAATAGAAAACACAACCATCATGGAAGCAATAGAGAAAAACAGAGACGCACCGGTCACAATAGTGAGAGGCGCCCAACGAAGAAAGTGCAGTAGGGTTGCCGATGAGCTTGGGATCTCCGGAAGGGTCATAAAGGGAGGCGGAGGAGCAAAGCCAGGCTCCGTAAACGGCGCTATCGTGAGGGAGAGTGTCAGTGTCGTCGATGCTTCCGGCTTGAATCGGGTGGTACCACTGGTACGTCTCCACGTAGAACATCGCCTCCGTCTTTCTCATTCTTTTGTCGTGATTACAAAAAGGGTAAACATGGAAAATTGAACAAAGCATTAATTTAAtacaaaaatcagaaaaaccaCGTGTCGACCATGTAATCAACGTTGCTCGGGTGTCTACACACCGATAGAGCACCGAATAGGCTCCCTTACACTTGATAGTACTTTGAAAAGCATATATGGATGAACTAACTAAACTGCAATTTATATACTTACTAGCAGTGCCAGATCCATGATTTGGACATGGGGTGGGCTTTAAATTTGATCATAGGCAAAAAAAGATTATTGCTACAACCATGTAAACTGTAAATGTTAatgaatttttaaaaataaaaatgagtgTGAATGCAAATAGAATaatattatgaaaatcaaagacattagaaaaaacaacattttttttcttttcaaattgattAGATTGAATCTCAGTAACCCATACTTGCAATTTCAAAATTAATAGATAGAGGGAAGAAAAATATAAGAGTTTTTATTTGAggaattttgattatttaagaagaagaaaattatcttaccaatatacatatatatcagaAACTAGAAGACATAATGAAACCAGAACAAAGAActgaaagaagaaaacatgGAAGAGATAACTAAATAACAAAGGTCAGAGGCATAGAATGAGTACAATCGAGAGGAATTGCTTCCATGATGGTTGTGTTTTCTATTGCCACTGTCATTATGCTTGACGGAGAAGCATGGATTGTTAGACCAAGTATTTTGCTTGCTTCTGTTCCAGCCGTCCGAGATGGTTTTCGTTCCCTCAGGAAGATATTCAAGTCTACTTATCGACTTGGAAGATTtgacagaagaaaaaaagttcGGAGTCTGAATCGATAAAATATTATCGTGATGTTTCCAGAATTGTATGTGTACTGTAGTAGCAATTATAAAGCAAGatactgatttttttttgccagGCTCGTCCCACTCGAACGACACATTCTCCCAGCACTTAAATCACAACAAAGGAGCCTTTGTACACGAGATTGCCATTGGCATATACTCTACCGCAGTGGCTCTTCGAGTATTCGTCACAAAATATATACATCACACCGCGTATAAACACAGATCAGAATTCGATATATTTCTCTGGAACGCTGATTTCACATTTCATAACcggaaaattcaaaattcaggAGAGAATGCTGACCTGCTAACGCAGAGTAATATTAGCTGAAATAATTTTCCTTCCCTTGTCTAGCTCAAATTATTAACATGTCATTGTCAAGCTAGCTCCGATTGCTACTTATTGTTCTGTTTGTGGTATTCTCATTCCATTTTATACACTAAAAGCATTCCGGAATAAACTTTATACCGTGCCTGCTCACTTGAGTTCATATACTCGCGGAACTCTgataaaaaattgaaacattAATCTACAAAAGGAGGCGACGGAGTCATTCGCAAGCATTCCATAAAATCACACGCGATTTTGATCCTTATATTCGCTTGAAAAACAAAGTGATAAGAATCATAAGATTGATGATTAACGTTTATAATTTATggaaaaaaaacttttttttaagtGTCGAACACAGggctatatatattatgataCGCAGCACCTGGTAATGGTAGCCGTAGCACATCATCACATTACTAGAGCATCACATATTTAAAAATACTAGACACCACTTCTTAATTCagtcttttcatttatttctCTTTCCCTTCAAAGTCTCAAACCACATAACTTCCAGTATACACGATACAACACACAGAAGGCATATTACCTCTATAACAAGAGTGACATATTAACACAGCCACTAACACcttaaagaaacaaaaaaataacaagACAAACACACGGCTTGGGCCTTGAACCATTCTACAGACCTAAAGAGGCTACGGATTGTTGCGACTTAATTCTTCGTCTCCTCAGACGCTCAGCAATAATGAAGGCGAGCTCAAGAGATTGGGAGGCATTCAACCTTGGGTCACAGTGAGTATGGTAGCGCGAGCTAAGGTCGTCGAATGTCACAGTCCGTGATCCTCCAATGCATTCAGTCACATTCTGGCCAGTCATCTCTAGGTGAACACCACCTGGGTGGCTTCCTTCTTGGTCATGGACGTCAAAGAATGCTCTGACCTCAGCCTGAACAGCGAAAATAATAAAGTTAGAACTTTGAATGCAGGTGAGGGATTGATATTCATTTAAGTAATTCTAATTCCCACATTGATATTGACAATTATCGTCCTATGAAACAGATAATCAGGTATGTAAAGCAAAATCCAACCAAccaaagtaacaaaaattttaATGGCCTCATGGAAATCATTGCACAAAAAGTTAAGAAGATAAAATTCTGGTTTTTACTAAATGAATATCAGATGATGCACAAAATGGACCATTTTAGGACACTCACAAACCAAAGATTACTTTTCAAACATCTTCGCCAATATATATTATCCACTACCTTTGCCGGTCTCCccaaacaaaattataaacTTCTCTCGTATTTCCTTACAAACTATTCTACCTAACACTTCTAACAAGTCGTCCCTTTCCCACCTACTACACTGAGACATTTACATAAGATATAAAAAGCTTTGTTTCAAGCTATAGCATGCCCACCATACGGGACGCTTGAGCTGGTTGCCCCACCTCAACAAACTTCTAGAAATGTTCAACAATGTGGAGTCTACTGGATGATAACCAGAAAACTGGTGTTCCATTAATTTTGGCACTAATTGGTGACAGTGATTAAGTAACTAAAGAGAGATAAGCCAATTTGTTCACAATGTATATTTTGCCCAGGGGATGTAATGAAGACTAGTATTGTCTTTCTCAAAATTGAATCGCAATGGTAAAATATGGAAACCACAATAAGTAACCAAAAACACGGGCATATGGAAACAAAATGTGCATGCAAAATCAATTCTATATGGAGTTACATGGCTATTAAATTTGCTAGTCTTCTACAGAATTTATTACTTGCTTCTTATTGCATGGATGCAATATGTTCACAGATAGATATCTTTAATTTCCTACTTTAGCTCATTGTCTATATATCATGGTTTACCCAAAAGATGTTTAGTTCttgatttattttaaaatttatagtaTTAAGGAACAATTACCCACTGATGATTTGATATCTACCTACCCTTTCCAACCTATGTGAGAGTCATGGACCAAAAATAACTGAAGAATGAAAAATTGGTATGAGATGTGTACATACCCTTATGGCATCAAAAGGGCGTGTCTTGAGACCACATGGAGCCTTGATGGTGTTACCATGCATAGGGTCGCTAACCCATGTGACAATCTGTCCTGCCCGACGGACTGCCCTAATAAGATGAGGCAGTTTGACCCTCATGTTTTCCGCTCCCATCCTTGTGATCACCGTTATCCTCCCGGCCTTGTTTTgaggattcaaaatttcaataagCTTAACAAGCTCATTGGGATCCATTTTATCACTCACCTGCGTCACAAAGAATAATCATTTATCAGTCTCCACCACCACAATTAGCTTGCGTAACATTGTAATGAGCaattaagaaaacaaaatataaatcaGCCATAACTTAACAGAATGCACTTCAGTAGCATTACTAAGCTGAAAGTTAGATAAGATCTATCTTCCATTTCTAGATAGCCAATTTTAGAAATTCTGACCAAAAGAATTTTCCAAATAAATTTTGCATATGCCCTCAGTTTTTCATAACATGTGATTCATACAtttctcaaaaacaaaaataaacaaaaagaaaaacctaaaaaggaaaaaagaacaagcttaGTATGAGAGTAAACTTAAATTACCTTGATTCCAAGGG containing:
- the LOC126795857 gene encoding UPF0481 protein At3g47200-like, coding for MSNKPSPAKKMRYPKCKKVKPEDEQARTGGGNVVSPTPKTDPSLAAKERAKERAREKELAEAQIHNSEIAKILRLSLLDKVFIRFRRPGDYHFTAGLDVTVGQESQHTTIYIDDSNNCIFRVPKVLQKQNPDAYTPYVVSIGPFHRRMETKVQRKDDKKKGKKKGKDGSNDKDYQYIQLIKRMKERYLNEVLSYMHMTDRTELIKKVVEISGPRYDAPNQFEKRARNFYAEQLDYNSNDFIEMMVVDGCFLIQLFRKCNDEQLRGCYDPLFSMEYMFHFLCHDLLLLENQLPWFVLETIYGLILEYSQCRSTLLSVLVLDAFKELPSLKHCQSYKDHLLQYHPHRRNWRGPDNANFLHILDLMRDTIVLPHLNGDQTESKQQKLDPDVHEMHSATTLSKAGIAFKGIQSKTGIMDIHFKKSWFPYALIFNGVLNIPKLHVGMLSESLFRNLIAFEQCYDGIPNKVTSYAVFMDNLISTQEDMDLLCKAEVIGNWLGDEEGCKFFNNLYKGIPHSKFYYHDLCKELQDRYKIPWYTHVASFKTQKLSNPWAVIAFCTALVLLTLQLWNSTNSLRSFRKQNNGF